The following coding sequences are from one Lolium rigidum isolate FL_2022 chromosome 6, APGP_CSIRO_Lrig_0.1, whole genome shotgun sequence window:
- the LOC124663524 gene encoding blue copper protein 1b-like: MLQLFPGRRRGYPVLVVAMAVAVLSAANPRAAVDAYKNYTVGDDKGWYDGLAVDYQAWAEGYNFSLGDFLIFNTDKNHSVVQTRNETVYKSCDYDDSAPEDTVDWSAAAPEFSKDAVTAAVPLLKEGKTYFFSGNYDGEQCESGQRFAIAVAHGQGLPPDLRPPVADAPGPAAGPDSADAAPAFDFSHPKNVSTPSYTDDSDDESSSSTSGSSLTLASLRPGLMIMVLAVLFVMQV; encoded by the exons ATGCTGCAGCTCTTCCCCGGCCGGCGCCGGGGCTACCCCGTTCTCGTGGTCGCCATGGCGGTTGCCGTCCTGAGCGCCGCTaacccgcgcgccgccgtggaCGCGTACAAGAACTACACTGTCGGCGACGACAAGGGGTGGTACGACGGCCTCGCCGTCGACTACCAGGCCTGGGCCGAGGGCTACAATTTCAGCCTCGGAGATTTCCTCA TATTCAACACGGACAAGAACCACTCGGTGGTGCAGACGCGGAACGAGACCGTGTACAAGAGCTGCGACTACGACGACTCCGCCCCAGAGGACACCGTCGATTGGTCGGCCGCCGCGCCGGAGTTCAGCAAGGATGccgtcaccgccgccgtgccgctgCTCAAGGAGGGCAAAACCTACTTCTTCTCCGGGAACTACGACGGCGAGCAGTGCGAGAGCGGCCAGCGCTTCGCCATAGCCGTCGCGCATGGCCAGGGCCTACCACCGGACCTCAGGCCACCGGTGGCAGACGCGCCGGGGCCAGCGGCCGGGCCGGATAGCGCAGACGCGGCGCCGGCCTTCGACTTCAGCCACCCAAAGAACGTCTCCACGCCGTCGTACACGGATGATTCCGATGACGAGTCGAGCAGTAGCACTTCGGGTTCTAGTCTGACTCTAGCCAGTCTCCGGCCCGGCCTCATGATCATGGTTCTAGCTGTGCTCTTTGTAATGCAGGTGTAG
- the LOC124660398 gene encoding tubulin beta-4 chain-like has translation MREILHIQGGQCGNQIGSKFWEVVCDEHGIDPTGRYVGTADLQLERVNVYYNEASCGRFVPRAVLMDLEPGTMDSVRTGPYGQIFRPDNFVFGQSGAGNNWAKGHYTEGAELIDSVMDVVRKEAENCDCLQGFQVCHSLGGGTGSGMGTLLISKIREEYPDRMMLTFSVFPSPKVSDTVVEPYNATLSVHQLVENADECMVLDNEALYDICFRTLKLTTPSFGDLNHLISATMSGVTCCLRFPGQLNSDLRKLAVNLIPFPRLHFFMVGFAPLTSRGSQMYRALTVPELTQQMWDSKNMMCAADPRHGRYLTASAMFRGKMSTKEVDEQMINVQNKNSSYFVEWIPHNVKSSVCDIPPRGLSMSSTFVGNSTSIQEMFRRVSEQFTAMFRRKAFLHWYTGEGMDEMEFTEAESNMNDLVSEYQQYQDATADEEGEYEDEEEAIQDE, from the exons ATGAGGGAGATCCTGCACATCCAGGGCGGCCAGTGCGGGAACCAGATCGGCTCCAAGTTCTGGGAGGTGGTCTGCGACGAGCACGGCATCGACCCCACCGGCCGCTACGTCGGCACCGCCGACCTCCAGCTCGAGCGCGTCAACGTCTACTACAATGAGGCCTCCTGCGGCCGCTTCGTGCCCCGCGCCGTGCTCATGGACCTCGAGCCGGGCACCATGGACAGCGTCCGCACAGGGCCCTACGGCCAGATCTTCCGCCCCGACAACTTCGTCTTCGGCCAGTCCGGCGCAGGCAACAACTGGGCCAAGGGCCACTACACGGAGGGAGCTGAGCTCATCGACTCCGTGATGGATGTCGTCAGGAAGGAGGCGGAGAACTGCGACTGCCTCCAAG GTTTCCAAGTTTGCCATTCCCTGGGAGGAGGAACTGGGTCTGGAATGGGCACACTCTTGATCTCCAAGATCAGGGAGGAGTACCCTGACAGGATGATGCTCACATTTTCTGTCTTCCCTTCACCAAAGGTCTCAGATACAGTTGTTGAGCCATATAACGCTACACTCTCTGTCCATCAGTTGGTTGAGAATGCTGATGAGTGTATGGTTCTTGACAATGAGGCGCTTTATGACATCTGCTTCCGTACCCTGAAGCTGACCACTCCCAGCT TTGGAGACCTGAACCACTTGATCAGTGCGACAATGAGCGGTGTCACATGCTGCCTTCGTTTCCCAGGACAGCTGAACTCTGATCTCCGGAAGCTTGCAGTCAACTTGATCCCGTTCCCAAGGCTTCACTTCTTCATGGTTGGCTTTGCGCCACTCACCTCCCGTGGCTCCCAGATGTACCGTGCCCTCACCGTTCCTGAGCTCACTCAGCAAATGTGGGACTCGAAGAACATGATGTGCGCTGCTGACCCGCGCCACGGTCGTTACTTGACAGCCTCTGCTATGTTCCGTGGGAAGATGAGCACCAAGGAGGTTGACGAGCAGATGATCAATGTGCAGAACAAGAACTCGTCATACTTTGTGGAGTGGATCCCGCACAACGTCAAGTCAAGCGTCTGCGACATCCCTCCGCGTGGCCTCTCCATGTCCTCCACCTTTGTTGGCAACTCGACCTCCATCCAGGAGATGTTCCGCCGTGTGAGCGAGCAGTTCACGGCTATGTTCAGGAGGAAGGCTTTCTTGCATTGGTACACAGGTGAGGGCATGGACGAGATGGAGTTCACTGAAGCTGAGAGCAACATGAACGACCTGGTCTCTGAGTACCAGCAGTATCAGGATGCGACAGCAGACGAAGAGGGTGagtatgaggatgaggaggaggcgatCCAGGATGAGTAA